The nucleotide sequence CCCATCGTAGCCCGGCCGGCCTACAGCGCCCTGGCGGCCATGCCCAAAGCCCCGCGGGACTGGTGATCGAGTCGCGGCCTCCAGACAAGGGCGCGGGTCGCCCCGGACCTGTCCTGAGCGACCCGCTGCATCGAAGCACCGCGCGAGAGACGCGTAAGGAGGACGCTAGCTGCGCGCTAACTCTGGCTCAAGGGACTGCTCCGGCCGCTCGGCGCCCTCGCCGAACGGCAGCCACTTCAGCACCCCGATCCGGAACAGCTCGCCCCAGCACTCCTCGCACAGCAGCTGGCTGTGGTGGTAGCGGATGCATCCTTGATGCACCTGCCCACCACACCGCGAGCATTCGCTAACTGCCCCGTCAGCCTGAACTCGGTTCATGCCCATTCCGCTGCTACACCTCCACGCCGAGCGGAGCACCGCCGTCGGTGCTTCCCGTGTCGTCCCTCCCATTGTACCACTCCTGCCCTCCCACGCGGGCGAGAGTGTCTCATATACCGTGGCCAAGAGCGACGACTGTGCCATATCACGTGGCTAGAGGTGAGGCTCGCGTCTCCGGATGGCCGGGCGAATTCCTGGCGTTGTCATTCGCTCACGCTAGCGCCCAGCCGCTCCAGGTGCTCCCTGAGCCAGCGGTACACCCCATCGTCGCGGCCCCACAGGAGCAGGCCCATGGACGCTCGGCGCCTCCCATCACCCGGGTTGACGCTTTCCACGATCACCAACTCATCGCCCGCGGGGCAGTCCTCGTAGGGAAGAAGGCAGCTCACGTTCCGAGGTCGGCTTTGGCGCATCTCCTCTCCCTGGGCCCGTCCCATGCGCCAGGCCGAAGAGCGAGATAGCTTCAGCCCCGCCTCGCCCAGGAGACCGGTGATCTTGCCCAGGCTGAGGCCAAGGCCGTACAGAGCGGAGACCAGGGCCCGCGTCTCGCCCGCCTGGCGGCTGCGACTCACCCCGGGCGGGCGGTGGGAGAAGGTGCGGTCGCAGGCTCGGCACCGGTAGCGGACCACTTCCACGCTGCTCCGTCGTCCGGCAAGGAGGCGGGACACCGTCTGGTGGCGCCGCAGCAGCTCGCTCCCACAGTAAGGGCAGCGTGCCGGACGGCGGGCAGTGGCGCCCTCGGTGGCCGGCATCATCACCGTCAGGCGGCGCCAGCCGCTCCAAGCAGGTGCCGGCCCGCCCGAATCTTCGCTGGGGGCAGCCGGCCTCGCCGGCCACCCGGCCGGGCGGGTGCGCTCGCTCACGTCAATGCAGCTCACCAGCAACTCGCCCTGCTCCAGCACCGCCCGATTCAGGAAGCGGTGGTAGGCGTCATCGGCGCAGCGCCAACGATACTCGAAGGACACCGAACCCAGGTGTAGCGCCCGCTGATACTGGGCCAGCACGCCCTCTCTATCCTCCGGGTGCAGCCGAGAGAGCCAGAAGCTCCCTTCCCGGGCGAAACGGTCGGGCGGATAACCGGTCACCGACCGGACCTTGTCGCTCGCCCACAAGGTGGGGAACGGGGGTCGGGCCTTCTTCCGGAAGAGTGCCACCGGCGCCGCTCCCAGGATCAGCTCTTGCTGTCGCTCGCTCTGGCGCAAGGCCTCTTGAGCGCGACGGCGGTCGGTCACGTCGCTGAGCACCCCTTCGACCGCCACCACCTCCCCCGAGGGACCCAGGATAGGGACCTGCCTCTGCTCCAACCAGATCACCGTGCCGTCCTTGCGCCTCCACCGCAAGGCCACCGGCCCCCGAAGAGTCTCCGGGGAGCGCGCCATGGCCTCGGCCACCAACCGGTCCTCCTCCACTACATTGTCCAGAAACCGATCCAGCCCGGCCTCGAACTCCTCCGGGGCGAAGCCAGTGACCGACCGCACCGACGGGCTTAGGTAATCGAACCCTGGCTGGGGAACCAAGCGGTACCGGTACACCACCGACTCGGTGACGTGATCGGCCAGCAGACGCATCCGGTCCTCCGTCAGGCGCAACGCTACCTCCATGCGCCTAAGGTCGGTCACGTCCCGGACGCTGCAGGCGATGCTGACCGCCTCCCCGGTTCGGACCAGGTAGGCGATAGACTGCACCAGACGGCGCTTGCCGTCGGGCAACTCGATCTCCTGCTCCTGGAGCTCGTGAAGCCAGGGGGCGGCCCGGTCCCGCAGGGCCTCCGTCACCGCCTTCTCCAGCGCCGCCAGAGCCGCCGCAGTACGCTGCTCCTCTGGCAGGGCCCGGTGCTGCACCTCCCACAGCGGGCGCCCTCGGGTCTCGGACGCGGCCAAGCCGTAGATGCCCTCCAGAGCCCGGTTCCACTCCGCTATCCGACCTTGGGTGTCGGTCAGGTAGATGCCGTCAGGCGACTGCTGCACCATACTGCGGAACTTGGCCTCGCTCGCCTCCAGAGCTTCCTGGGCCTGTTTGTGCTGTATGGCCTCCGTCAGACGCTCGGCCACCGCGTCCAGCAACCGCCTCTCGGCCAGCAGGAATGGTCCCTCATCGCTGGGAGGCCTCTCCTCCAGATAGGCCACCTCCACCGCGCCCACCTTCTCCCCGCCGATGGCGATGTCACTCACTTGCTTCCAGGGGCTGTCTCGGAAGTTCGCGCTGGCGAAGACCTGATCCCGGTAGATGATCCGGGCGCAGGTGACGTCGGGGTACTGCCAGGCCCGGGGGATCAACTTCACCGTGCCCTCGAAAATGCCCGGCAGCGAGATTCCGGGAACCAGAGTGAGGCGGGAGATGGCGTAGAGGCAGTCCAGCTCCTTGACCCGCTCACCCAGGTCGTGCGCCAGTTGCCTCAAGACGGGGTCGGCTTCTGTCGCGTGGGTTCCTTGCCCGCCTGGCAGGGCAGTGGGCACAGATGCCGTCACGGGCCCGTCCCCTCCCGGCTTTGCGGCCGCGGCCAGGGAAAGGCCAAGGGCTGGTCGCTATCGCGGTACACGTCCAAGAGCCTCCACCGCCGGATCGGGTTGCCTCCGGCGGCTCCCCAGTAGGGTCCCGCTGTGCCCACGTCGAAGGTGTAGAAGTGCAGGCGCGAGTCGTCACCGCCGACCACGGTTACGTGCAGGCGGGCCACCCCCGCGTGTTCCGGCGAGGAGATGGGGCCGGGCTCGCAGCAGTTCCGCCACCACTCCACCCCATGGATCTGATACCGCAACCCGGGAGCCATCGCCAGTAGCTCATCGGTTACGGATTCCCGGCGCTCCTGTAACTCGAGGGCAGCACCATCCCGGAGGGGCCAGGCGGCCAGAGCCGCCGGCCGGTCCTGCCGGTTGACCGCTCCCAGGTAGGATGCCAGCCGGCGCTCCGAAGTCTCGCCCATCAGCCGC is from Anaerolineae bacterium and encodes:
- a CDS encoding PAS domain S-box protein — translated: MTASVPTALPGGQGTHATEADPVLRQLAHDLGERVKELDCLYAISRLTLVPGISLPGIFEGTVKLIPRAWQYPDVTCARIIYRDQVFASANFRDSPWKQVSDIAIGGEKVGAVEVAYLEERPPSDEGPFLLAERRLLDAVAERLTEAIQHKQAQEALEASEAKFRSMVQQSPDGIYLTDTQGRIAEWNRALEGIYGLAASETRGRPLWEVQHRALPEEQRTAAALAALEKAVTEALRDRAAPWLHELQEQEIELPDGKRRLVQSIAYLVRTGEAVSIACSVRDVTDLRRMEVALRLTEDRMRLLADHVTESVVYRYRLVPQPGFDYLSPSVRSVTGFAPEEFEAGLDRFLDNVVEEDRLVAEAMARSPETLRGPVALRWRRKDGTVIWLEQRQVPILGPSGEVVAVEGVLSDVTDRRRAQEALRQSERQQELILGAAPVALFRKKARPPFPTLWASDKVRSVTGYPPDRFAREGSFWLSRLHPEDREGVLAQYQRALHLGSVSFEYRWRCADDAYHRFLNRAVLEQGELLVSCIDVSERTRPAGWPARPAAPSEDSGGPAPAWSGWRRLTVMMPATEGATARRPARCPYCGSELLRRHQTVSRLLAGRRSSVEVVRYRCRACDRTFSHRPPGVSRSRQAGETRALVSALYGLGLSLGKITGLLGEAGLKLSRSSAWRMGRAQGEEMRQSRPRNVSCLLPYEDCPAGDELVIVESVNPGDGRRRASMGLLLWGRDDGVYRWLREHLERLGASVSE